Sequence from the Periplaneta americana isolate PAMFEO1 chromosome 5, P.americana_PAMFEO1_priV1, whole genome shotgun sequence genome:
TGCCAGCAAATCCGACTTCTCACATCCATGTTCGTGATCCTTGACAATTCAATTTCAGTTGTAGCTGTTAGAAGCGAATAAAGACGAGGTCTCAGCGACTAAAAACTGAGACTTTCGACTAAGGGAGCACACCCTAGTAGAAATGCGGGCATTTTCGgggtctatatgactataggatatcggtagtatgtttatgagaatatatgttggctagattggggAATGGGGTAAGTCATAAGATTGACATCATCGGTTAGTAGAGTTACATTTTGTTTGCGGGTAAATATAGAGGTCACTGTGGATTCCTGTGGTTAGGTTGGTAtaagtgtaaattttattggtgGTTGGTACTGATGAGGTTTGAATGGCGTACCGGTAAAGCATGTGTTTGGATAGTGTTTAAATCATTCTATTATTTGTTCAATTCGTGAGCAGTTGTGCTACTGGTGATTTGTTTGGCTATGGAATGCTTTGCTGGCCCAAGAGGAGTGAAACGGAGGGCTGAacaaggtcgacgtatgtgagaaggttagagggttagttgaggtgatatctcagtgacatgaggtcgacttatgtgagaaggttagtgggttagttgaggtggtGTCTCAGTggcatgaggtcgacgtatgtgaggttagttgaggtgatatctcagtgacatgaggtcgacgtgtgtgagaaggttagagggttaattgaggtgatatctcagtgacatgagatcgacgtatgtgagaaggttagaggatTAGTTGAGATGATAtatcagtgacatgaggtcgacgtatgtgagaaggttagagggttagttgaggtgatatctcagtgacatgaggtcgacgtatgtgagaaggttagagggttagttgaggtgatatctcagtgacatgaggtcgaataCTGTGAATTCAATTATATAAGTGCGTTTCCTCTACCATGTATAGTGTCGAATTGCCGAAATTTCACCTATGAGATCGTGTTGAtgatatcctattttgaataGGATATATATATTCCAGAATTGGATGTTCtgaaattgttttgctgatatcctatcttggataagagcggatgggctctgttccagaatgggatatcgtcaatTTGTGTGATTATTGCTTTTTATATAATGGGATCGTGTTGAtgatatcctattttgaataagagcggatgggttgtattccagaatgggatgttgtgaaattgttttgctgatataccggtactattttgggtaagagcggatgggctctgttccagactgggatatcgtcaatttgtgtgattattctttttagatagttttatttactcgtcgtgttggtttacgtcggccatgttgtgacgtcactgCGTTATGACGTAACTAccgccatgttgtgacgtcatcgtttgtcaaacttgaaaattaagcgatatcctataataaaagaatccccATGTTCGGAGGCCCTAAGGTTAACTATCACCAAATTTACTCAGCGATGGACTAGTTATCCACCCTGAAGACATGTCTTTAAACTCAGAATCCCCAGAAGTATTTGccattttccaatatttttcactGTATCTAGAATTATTTCTATAGTCATTACAACGTCATTAGCGAAAGAACAATGGTGTATTTTTAAGTATTTccagcacaataataataatttattgtgttattatCAAGTCAGGCCTATAGATTACTCATTGACCTCTTGTGTCCGATGTCAATATTTATAAAAGAATGAAACACTCACGGTAACAAATAAGTCGTACGCAATCTTCATTTGCCAGTTCCTTTGTGCAGAGTTCACAAATTGGGTTGTAGTCACTATCTTGAAGCCACTGAAGATACGACTGAACAATGCACTGCAATAATAAATGGAAATGACGTCTTTAACCTCACACTTTCACTTATTACACGCAGCTACCTTATGATGACATATGTCGACAAAGAGATTTTCTCAATTGTACTTGTAACTTACCTTAGGATGATTTGTCACCATGCAATGTTCACAAACATTCACACGATGTTCAAAACAAAACTGATTTGTAACTCTCCTTTTAGGACATTTGCATAGACCCATTCCTaagcaaaatatttatatttggcgaAAAAGTATTACTTTATGCTATAATAGTAACAGATATAATATTTCTCCAGGACTTCGTCAACTCATCATAAATTATTCTTATTCGTCAAATATATCAGTCAAAAACACAATCTTCCTTCCGCCACGTATTCCTGTCAAAAGCATAGCAGTGCCCCCTAGATACCCTGGAGTCAACGAGCGCAGAAGGAAGTAgagtcacagtctaatatatacagtcacgaagctcaatacgtagtaaatatgcaaacattaggtagttgctcaccactaggatcgctaatatcgcctcattacaggaaatgcaaaatagtaccgtcacagtctattgtttctagcaccctcaaaactcaagcttcgtgactgtatatagtagactgtggtagagtAGACActtcttcaatattatttatttatggaagctCTGTGCTCTATCCCAACGAGTTACAAattataaccacagtctaatatatacagtagcgcaacttcaacactttttttgctaACATTCACGACAATAGCGCTCatgcggcaggcaaggcactggttatagggttgatacagccaggggcctgtttcacaatgtttacaagcattttaatttgtaaactttgcttgtagattgtaaacttctgtttcacaatctttgtttgtaatgttgaactttacaaaggaaataaaatctttacaaattaaattttgctcactttacaagcattctgtttcacaatgaagggtaattttacaaacgtgtaaactttacttgtaaagttagcacatttttcgacaatagctctgagatgtgtaaagtttgatattgcaacaaattctgaataaatacaatacagatatatttattaaattaattttttagtaactgggtaatattaagaattaaactagagcagttttaatgttattaagtagttctaatgactcagacgaagatattgaatttaggcctaatcaaacaaagacgtatgcgtaaaattttccggccaagaattaataatacgttcgtatcattgtatgaatttaatgaaaggtttcgaatgagccCCGCGCTATATTTCACAATACCGCAtgtgtatttatatacgaagactgtatttaataaataatcccacttaaaaaaagaagttccctgcaccaaaaataaattaattaaataatacaataacgacactgaagtcgtttcgagtcccgtttcgctgtgGAATCTCTCctccaagatatgggacatcacatccaaaatggaaaagtggtgccctaacctcaaagcgagaactgtattcatttgcattggtttaatatactagctgtcagtcctgtcagttccgtgcgttagtagataagcacggaatttctaagttatgtgtgcaaaagtgcccatagggtaattgatgttgttaaaagagttaaattcgagacaggtttttgataataaatacaataaataaatattattaaattgatttttgagtaagtggataatattaagaattaaactaaaacagttattatgttattaaggagttctaatgactcagccgaagatattgaatttaggcctaatcaaacgaagacgtatacataaaattctccgggcaagaattaataacacgttcgtatcattgtataaatttaatgaaaggtttcgaatgagtcccgtgctatacttcagaataccgcttaagtatttatatacgaagattttatttaataaatactcgaacTTAATAAacaagttccctgcaccaaaaataaataattcaatattgcaatagcgacactacttacgcggtattctgaagtcgtttcgagtcccgttcgCTGGAATCTCACctacctacaagatatgggacatcatatccaacatccaaaagagaaaagtgatgccctaacctcaaagcgagaactgtattgttttacattggatgcatactagctgtcagttccgtgggttagcagataagcacggaatttctaagatatcagtgtgcaaaagtgcccacagggtagttgatgttgttaaaaagacttaaattcggggcaggtttttgatcaccaaaatgttatatactatagcacagaatttttatgctgctgatgggatcattAATATTTGAGAGTTTaggaatgcaacattaataaatactgatcgaTCAACACAAacaattaacctgattttgtgtttagacatcgtaattattttatcaattgcatatgtGTACGTGGACCAactctgttatttacttatttaactgaattttatgctaactttggtcatttaagtaatagaattattggtatactcgaccatcacatcacatgaaactccattgtcgccaatatataaaaatctaaatacttttaatttttttaacaatactttatattttctgttggtgaaatatgaatcagcaagcttagaataatctattttagtacaaaatataaacatatgtatcgacagtagtaaaaatacagcgattttagctctgctccttagcgattttagtaaactgtcgttggcgatattgtgtaaccaataatgcgtgtTTGTAAATTTCGGAGAAACTGCAGTTAGtgtccaaagacgttgtagttatatatctagacacacaattggcgctggtgtcatGTACAAagttgaaacctctcgcgcaggttcgcgcgacgccacgTTTGGGGAGCACGAATTATTGTTTCTATAAAGGGAGAAACTGCACTtaggccggtattcatagtcgagataAGTCATACTTATATATAAGTCGAACTTAAATCTCGTCTCAATTGCAGATTTCGGTCCAAATAAGTCGTACTTATTATAAGTCGTTCTTATTTTATAAGCTTTACTTTACAAAGTCTGACTTCATGAAGTTGAACTTATTGCAATTCATAGTGACTCAAGTGCGACTTACGTTATGAAATAAGTTAGACTTTATCAAGTCAAGGGAACCCctgacttatgtcagttttagcctAAAAATGGATAACGAGTTTGAAGAAATGATTGAAGAAGTCAATGAATTGCAAGAAATTCGTGCTCCAAAGCGTTATTTGAGAAACGTCATGAACccctttgaattttataatgacatTGAATTCAAGAGGAGGTTTCGTTTTCACAAAAGGACGGTTTTGGATTTAATTCTTCCGAAAATAGAGAGAACTCTTGCAAAACCTAACCAGCGAGGTTTGCCAGTTCCTCCAGTTTTACAACTTCTCATTTGCTTGCGATTTTATGCCACCGGAAGCTTTCAGgtaagtttcattttattaaaattaatatagccATAACTGCAACATGTGAGGTATTCAATATATGGGTGGGGTTAGATTCCATTAATGTGCATGAAATTTGATTATTAGTAAGGTTAAATTTCCTGATccagtcaatttaaattaaactattaagcattaataaaattaatacaaaacaaagccttcttgttcttataatgaaactaaaataaattgCCAAATGTAAGGAGTTGACACTactttttatattacttatagATCGTCATTGGTGATCTCTGTTCACTTTCACAATCGACAGTCTCAAGGGTAGTGAACAGGGTATCaaggattctagcattacacATACGCCATCACATAAGAATGCCATTACCGCAGCAAGAGAAAGCAACGAATCGTTTACGTTTTGAAGAACTGGGAAGGGGTGGTAATCCCAACAACCCTGTTATACCTAGTGTGGACGGTGCTATTGACTGCACGCATGTCCGTCTTTGCCACACAAAATTTGGAGACCACGCGGAATCATTTCGAAACCGGAAAAACTATTTCTCCTTGAATGTAcaggtaaaaataatattattagactATATAACTCAACACTTTTTTAAGACAGCACACTCATTTCCAGTACATTCTTAACTAAGAAATCGcagtcttcatttattttatatcgctATTGTATGTTGCTGTTTAGGCTGTTGCCGGACCTGAAGGTCAATTCTTGGACATTGTATCCAGCTGGGCTGGAAGTGAGCACGACAGTCGAATATTCCAGAACTCTCGGCTCTATGTCCGTTACGTTCAAGGAGAGTTTACCGGTTGTTTACTAGGGGACGCAGGGTACTCTTGCCAGAGAATTCTGCTTACTCCCTTGTTAAATCCTGTCACTCCAGCTGACCACAGGTATTTAATATATGGACATGGGCTATGTAATGGGAAGTACAGGAGAGACCTGCTATTCTCATTGACTATCTATGTTTATATCCAACTTTCTTGTTGAACACCTACTGTATGTTTATGTCTAACttatatattaattgaaatttatagGTACAACAGAGCCCACAAAAGGACGAGATGTGTAGTGGAGAGAATGTTTGGAGTATGGAAGAAGAGATTTCCTTGTCTTTCGGTTGGTCTAAGAAACAAACTCGAGAATGCCCCAAATATAATTGTTGCCTGTGCAGTGCTTCACAATTTGAGTTTGGAGATAAACGACAACTTACCAGAAGATGACCCAGATATAATGATTCTCCCATACGAACCTGTGCCTGTTGCACCACCTGTACAGCAACCGGGAGGTTTGGCTTTCAGGAGGGAACTGATTAACAGAGTGTTCAGGAGGCATGATGATGAAATGTAAATACATTTCACAATTAGTTTTCATATTGAGGCAATTCCATTCGTAACGGAATCACCCATTGTATTTTactgaagtaaaatatttattcatttatgtactttatgaaaacatttgaaattgaGACGTTCTGTAACTTATACAGTACAATAAATATTGTGAAGTTTGAAACAATAACTGATTAAATTGCCCGATTACTACAATCTCAGAAATTCCAATTTAAAGgagtttataaataacaaaattgttcAATAATTGCCTACGTAATTCCAGAGGCGTGGCGTACATGTGACCAGTGTTACCATCACTAAACAAAATAGGTTTATTGAAGTTTTTACTACTTCTAATAATTCATTAACATTATTTGAATATAATACAAAAGGACACTACTTTCGCTGGCCGTTGTTCAGTAGACTGTGTGCGACATTGCGACATCAATGCCGAACATTGTTAACGGCAAGGGACAGTGGAACAAGCAACTCGATGGAGGGCATTGACCCCTGCAGACAGTGCTGCTAGCTCGGCAACAAACATTTcgaagtgcgcagaaaccaagtgCTTCTGCCGGTCATATTGGAGTGGGGATAAAGTCATTTGGCTTGAATCTGTGGTAGAGTGCAGATCGGCTCTTGGGAAGTACGGTTTACTCTAGATAATGTAATGTATCATTGTATTCATACTACGTTAGCGTATTTCAGGTCAATCTTAAAGTGTAAGGTGTCCTACCTCTCTGTCCCGCCTTTCGTTATCAGTTACGGGGCGTCACAATATGTCATGCACTAAACTGAAATGGAAATGCTATGGTATAGTCTCTTTCGCCCTTTAAAAGCAAGCAGAGTAGAGTAAATGTAACGCATACTGGGGTCCTGTTACCACTCAGCTTGACGGTAAATGCGCAAGCACACCACAGACCAGGGAATCTAATTAATGCAGCACATATTATTCAGTGACTCTGTTAGCATTCTGTTTTACATTACATTGTCAGATTTCGGTGAGTTGGTGTCAATGTATtaccattataaaaaaaatatcagcgTCGGGATCTTCTTCCAGTAGGCCTAACTGTGAGTGTAATTGTGCAGTCAAGAATCTTTTAAAACACTTTCGGTTCACGCTCTTTCgtgaaaaaaagtaataattgtaaataaagacAAGCCCACACCTGTtacgaataatttaaaattaaaagcaTCTTGTGGATATGATCGACATTTCAATGTGGTACACATACTACCCTTGCCTATATTGATGTAGAAGATTGTGTGCATCGACAAACTGGAATTTCTAGTGTTTTTAATTCTGAGAGGTATACAAACTTCGCAgaaatgtttatgaaaaaaaCTTTTCAGACCTTTATGCAAAACTATGGACCTACCAGCGGGATACTCAAGGGCAGAATAGACTATTTGGACTATccctaatgttaatagaaaaacctCTTCTCTTGAACACGAAAGAAGGGACGGCAATACCCATGCAATACCCACACCACGCCACTGgttgttacgaattgtaattgtgtactTTGACATAAAACAATTAATAGGTTATAGAAGTAACGTTAAATAATAAACAAGGaatgttaaattaaaaagtgATTTTGCtgttgtgaataataataataataataataataataataataataataataataataataataataataataataataataataatatagtaataataataataaagataaagggTCTAGTTAATTGTGACCGGATGACTTCATATAAATATGATtggacagttttatttattaataaacaataacTATCTTCAATTTTAAAGATACATATTTACgttatgattttttaaatgatagcacgtattattattattattattattattattattattattattattattattattattactactactactattattattactaatgaaaTCGCTTGCACATTATGCCTAGCTATGTCAACCTTTGAGCTTTAGCTAGCTCAATATCTATCAGCTGTTCTTTCTTCTTGGCCACACGCAACATAATTTCTGCAGTTTCCAGTTctaattttgtcttctttatttcTAACTGCAATAAT
This genomic interval carries:
- the LOC138700148 gene encoding putative nuclease HARBI1 — its product is MPLPQQEKATNRLRFEELGRGGNPNNPVIPSVDGAIDCTHVRLCHTKFGDHAESFRNRKNYFSLNVQAVAGPEGQFLDIVSSWAGSEHDSRIFQNSRLYVRYVQGEFTGCLLGDAGYSCQRILLTPLLNPVTPADHRYNRAHKRTRCVVERMFGVWKKRFPCLSVGLRNKLENAPNIIVACAVLHNLSLEINDNLPEDDPDIMILPYEPVPVAPPVQQPGGLAFRRELINRVFRRHDDEM